TCCGGTGCAGCATTCCGTCTTCGAGGCGGTGGGCGATGCGGTGGCTGCCGGGCTGATCGAGCCGGTGCTGATCGGCCCCGCCGCCCGCATCGCCGCTGCGCTGGCCGAGGCCGGCCAGGCCCCCGACGCCTATGAGATCGTCGATACCGAACACAGCCACGCCGCCGCCGCCCGTGCCGCGCAGATGGCCGCCACGGGTCAGGTCGGCGCCATCATGAAGGGCTCGCTGCATTCCGACGAGCTGTTGGGCGCGGTGATCCACCCGCAATGCGGGCTGCGCACCGAGCGGCGGATCAGCCACGCCTTCCTGATGCTGACCGAGGATTACCCGCGCCCCTTCATCATCACCGATGCGGCGGTCAACATCGCGCCCGACCTGATGGTCAAGGCGGATATCCTGCACAATGCCATCGTTCTGTGGCGCGTGCTGTGGGGGCCGGCCCGGCCCAAGGTCGCGATCCTTGCCGCGGTCGAGACGGTCAATCCCAAGATGCAGGCCACGCTGGACGCGGCGGCCTTGTGCAAGATGGCCGATCGCGGCCAGATCGCGGATGCGGAGCTGGACGGGCCGCTGGCCTTCGACAATGCGATCAGCCCGGCGGCGGCGCGGGAAAAGGGCATCGTCTCGCCGGTGGCGGGGCAGGCCGACATCCTGCTGGTGCCCGACATCGAATCGGGCAACATGCTGGCCAAGCAGCTGATCTTCATGGGCGGCGCCGATGCGGCGGGGATCGTGCTGGGCGCGCGGGTGCCGGTCATCCTGACCAGCCGCGCCGATTCCGTGCGCGCCCGGATGCTGTCCACCGCGCTGGCCGTGCTGATGGCCGAGGCGCGCCGGCTGGGGCAGGTGAAATGATCGCGGCGATTCTGACGCTGAATGCCGGCTCGTCCAGCCTGAAGTTCCGGGTCTTCGCGCGCGAGGGGCTGGCGCTGCTGGCGCGCGGGGCGGTCAGCCGCATCGGCGCGGATGCCGAGCTGGCGGCCCGGCTGGCCGGCGGGCCCGAGTTCCGCAGCCCGGTCGCCGGCGGCGATCATGCCGCGGCCATGCAGGCGGTGCTGGATTTCATCGATGCCCATGACGAGGGCTGGCGGATCGAGGCGGTGGCGCATCGCATCGTGCATGGCGGCACGCGCTACACCCGCTCGACCCCGGTCACGCCGCAGGTGCTGGAGGATCTGGCGGCGCTGATCCCGCTGGCGCCGCTGCACCAGCCGCACGGGCTGGCCGCCATCGCCGCGGCGCGGCGGCTGGTGGGCGAGGACGTGCCGAACCTGGCCTGTTTCGACACCGCCTTCCATGCCGGGCGGGATGCGCTGTTCACCCATTTCGCCCTGCCCGAGGCATTGTTCGAGCAGGGCGTACGCCGCTATGGCTTTCATGGCCTGTCCTATCAATGGCTGGCGCAGGTGCTGGCGCGCGACCATCCCGACCTGCATCGCGGTCGCGTCGTCGCCGCGCATCTGGGCAATGGCGCCAGCCTTTGCGCCATGCATCAGGGGCGCAGCGTCGATACCACCATGGGCATGACCGCGGTGGACGGCATTCCCATGGGCACGCGCTCGGGTGCCGTCGATCCGGGCGCGATCCTGCTGATGCAGCGCAGCTTCGGCATGGCCCCCGAGCAGGTCGAGGATCTGATCTACAACCGCTCGGGCCTTCTGGGCATGTCGGGCAGGTCGAACGAT
This Paracoccus pantotrophus DNA region includes the following protein-coding sequences:
- a CDS encoding bifunctional enoyl-CoA hydratase/phosphate acetyltransferase, whose product is MTDAYQAIIDRCAGLPPLRTAVVHPVQHSVFEAVGDAVAAGLIEPVLIGPAARIAAALAEAGQAPDAYEIVDTEHSHAAAARAAQMAATGQVGAIMKGSLHSDELLGAVIHPQCGLRTERRISHAFLMLTEDYPRPFIITDAAVNIAPDLMVKADILHNAIVLWRVLWGPARPKVAILAAVETVNPKMQATLDAAALCKMADRGQIADAELDGPLAFDNAISPAAAREKGIVSPVAGQADILLVPDIESGNMLAKQLIFMGGADAAGIVLGARVPVILTSRADSVRARMLSTALAVLMAEARRLGQVK
- a CDS encoding acetate/propionate family kinase — protein: MIAAILTLNAGSSSLKFRVFAREGLALLARGAVSRIGADAELAARLAGGPEFRSPVAGGDHAAAMQAVLDFIDAHDEGWRIEAVAHRIVHGGTRYTRSTPVTPQVLEDLAALIPLAPLHQPHGLAAIAAARRLVGEDVPNLACFDTAFHAGRDALFTHFALPEALFEQGVRRYGFHGLSYQWLAQVLARDHPDLHRGRVVAAHLGNGASLCAMHQGRSVDTTMGMTAVDGIPMGTRSGAVDPGAILLMQRSFGMAPEQVEDLIYNRSGLLGMSGRSNDVAALLADGSAQSRFALDHFALKCAQAAAAMAVSLGGIDAMVFTGGIGENAAPVREAILRRMAPLGDFATLIIPANEERMMAMEAAALLA